From a region of the Citricoccus muralis genome:
- a CDS encoding Nramp family divalent metal transporter: MSRGDHVDMGHPVHNPNIVGFTDAEINEKPVKVKWNSMGPGIVAAATGVGAADLVATLTAGSRYGYALMWAVVLGVIFKIVLVEGVGRYYLSTGKTIFQGWRTLGVWTSWYFGIYIIIWGFVYGATAMSSVALPLATLFPVVDSKVFAIASGLIGMGLVWLNKYNLIEKLMTVLIGIMFITVLWSAFLTAPNIGDILTGLIPRIPEEDGAMFYVLGLAGGVGGTITLAAYGYWLREKGWNRPKWMKVMRYDNAVSYSLTGIFVIATMIMGVELLHSAGLAISAGDEGLLDVGNVLAERYGEAYSYVFLIGFFAASFSSLLGVWHGVSLMFADFWTNFRKPADSLDQDDAPSLRSKPARFYLIWLTILPMSLLFLDRPIFLILLYGTLGALFMPFLAVTLLILNNQKRLVPSQFRNNWVHNGLLGITALVFVVLGASELVKAVSPLFGG; this comes from the coding sequence ATGTCAAGAGGCGACCACGTGGACATGGGGCACCCCGTCCACAATCCGAACATCGTCGGGTTCACCGATGCCGAGATCAACGAAAAACCCGTCAAGGTCAAGTGGAACTCCATGGGCCCGGGCATCGTGGCAGCCGCCACCGGTGTGGGCGCGGCCGACCTGGTCGCCACCCTGACCGCGGGCTCCCGCTATGGATACGCCCTGATGTGGGCCGTGGTCCTGGGCGTCATCTTCAAGATCGTGCTCGTGGAGGGCGTGGGCCGGTACTACCTGTCCACCGGCAAGACGATCTTCCAGGGCTGGCGCACCCTCGGCGTCTGGACCAGCTGGTACTTCGGCATCTACATCATCATCTGGGGCTTCGTCTACGGGGCCACCGCGATGAGTTCGGTGGCGCTACCACTGGCGACGCTCTTCCCGGTGGTGGACTCCAAGGTGTTCGCCATCGCCTCCGGCCTGATCGGCATGGGTCTGGTCTGGCTCAATAAGTACAACCTCATCGAGAAGCTGATGACGGTGCTGATCGGCATCATGTTCATCACGGTGCTGTGGTCTGCGTTCCTGACCGCCCCGAACATCGGGGACATCCTCACCGGCCTCATCCCGCGCATCCCCGAGGAGGACGGGGCCATGTTCTACGTGCTCGGCTTGGCCGGCGGCGTGGGCGGCACGATCACCCTGGCGGCCTACGGGTACTGGCTCCGCGAGAAGGGCTGGAACCGACCCAAGTGGATGAAGGTCATGCGGTATGACAATGCGGTCTCCTACTCCCTGACCGGCATCTTCGTGATCGCCACCATGATCATGGGTGTGGAGCTGCTGCACTCGGCCGGACTGGCCATCTCTGCCGGCGACGAGGGTCTGTTGGACGTCGGCAACGTCCTGGCGGAACGCTACGGCGAGGCCTACTCCTACGTCTTCCTCATCGGTTTCTTCGCCGCGTCCTTCTCCTCCCTGCTGGGTGTGTGGCATGGGGTCTCGCTCATGTTCGCCGACTTCTGGACGAACTTCCGCAAGCCCGCGGACAGCCTGGACCAGGACGACGCCCCGTCGCTGAGGTCGAAGCCGGCCCGCTTCTACCTGATCTGGCTGACCATCCTGCCGATGTCCCTGCTGTTCCTGGACCGGCCGATCTTCCTGATCCTGCTCTACGGCACGCTCGGCGCGTTGTTCATGCCGTTCCTGGCCGTCACCCTGCTGATCCTGAACAACCAGAAGCGGTTGGTCCCCTCCCAGTTCCGCAACAATTGGGTGCACAACGGGCTGCTCGGCATCACCGCCCTGGTGTTCGTGGTGCTGGGTGCCAGCGAACTGGTCAAGGCGGTCTCCCCGCTCTTCGGCGGCTGA